A window of Cryptosporangium minutisporangium contains these coding sequences:
- a CDS encoding glycoside hydrolase family 15 protein, translating into MPLAIEDYAVIGDTHTAALVGKDGSIDWLCVPRFDSGAIFAAIHGTEQHGRWLLAPASPVRAVRRRYRGDTLVLETEFDTDEGTVRVIDFMPPRGEAPDVVRIVEGVRGRVPMRMHLRLRFDYGRVVPWVYREQGDLVAVAGPDAVWLRTPVETYGEDLATHAEFSVGPGDRAPFILTWRPSHLPPPEPLDPVVELGATEGYWQGWMSACTYEGEWREAVVRSLLTLKALTYAPTGGIVAAATTSLPEALGGVRNWDYRFCWLRDATITLQSLLYSGFQAEAQAWRKWLLRAIAGDPAEMQIMYGIAGERRLTEYVADWLPGYDGLPVRIGNAAAEQFQLDVYGEVMDALHQGRRSALKAHDPAWGLQVKLMAFVEEHWRDPDEGIWEVRGGSLQFTHSKLMAWVAADRAVKGVEQFGLSGPAERWRALRDEIRADILTHGYDEKRQTFTQSYGSTELDAALLMVPLVGFLPADDPRVRGTVAAIEQELLVDGFVQRYTQPPEPGVDGLPGGEGAFLACSFWLADNYAFAGRHDEARELFERLLALRNDVGLLSEEYDPKAGRLVGNFPQAFSHVPLIDTARNLTSARGPSEARHEEHNRRT; encoded by the coding sequence ATGCCTCTAGCGATCGAGGACTACGCCGTCATCGGAGACACCCACACCGCCGCGCTGGTCGGCAAGGACGGATCCATCGACTGGCTGTGCGTCCCCCGCTTCGACTCGGGCGCGATCTTCGCCGCGATTCACGGCACCGAGCAGCACGGCCGCTGGCTGCTCGCCCCGGCCAGCCCGGTCCGCGCGGTCCGGCGGCGGTACCGCGGCGACACGCTCGTGCTGGAGACCGAGTTCGACACCGACGAGGGCACCGTCCGGGTCATCGACTTCATGCCACCGCGCGGCGAGGCACCGGACGTCGTCCGGATCGTGGAAGGCGTGCGGGGCCGCGTGCCGATGCGGATGCACCTCCGGCTGCGCTTCGACTACGGGCGGGTCGTTCCGTGGGTGTACCGGGAGCAGGGCGACCTGGTCGCCGTCGCCGGGCCGGACGCGGTCTGGTTGCGCACGCCGGTCGAGACGTACGGCGAAGACCTCGCGACCCACGCGGAGTTCTCGGTCGGCCCCGGCGACCGCGCACCGTTCATCCTGACCTGGCGGCCCTCGCACCTGCCGCCGCCGGAGCCGCTGGACCCGGTCGTCGAGCTGGGCGCCACCGAGGGTTACTGGCAGGGCTGGATGTCGGCGTGCACGTACGAGGGCGAGTGGCGCGAGGCCGTCGTCCGCTCGCTGCTGACGCTGAAGGCCCTGACCTACGCGCCGACCGGCGGGATCGTCGCCGCGGCGACGACGTCACTGCCGGAGGCGCTCGGCGGGGTCCGCAACTGGGACTACCGGTTCTGCTGGCTGCGCGACGCCACGATCACCCTGCAGTCGCTGCTCTACTCCGGATTCCAGGCCGAGGCGCAGGCCTGGCGCAAGTGGCTGCTGCGGGCGATCGCCGGCGACCCGGCGGAGATGCAGATCATGTACGGGATCGCCGGTGAGCGCCGGCTGACCGAGTACGTCGCCGACTGGCTGCCCGGCTACGACGGCCTCCCGGTGCGGATCGGCAACGCCGCCGCCGAGCAGTTCCAGCTCGACGTCTACGGCGAGGTGATGGACGCGCTGCACCAGGGCCGCCGCTCGGCGTTGAAGGCCCACGATCCGGCGTGGGGCCTGCAGGTGAAGCTGATGGCGTTCGTGGAGGAACACTGGCGGGACCCGGACGAGGGCATCTGGGAGGTCCGCGGCGGCTCGCTGCAGTTCACCCACTCCAAGCTGATGGCGTGGGTGGCCGCCGACCGCGCGGTCAAGGGCGTGGAGCAGTTCGGCCTGTCCGGCCCGGCCGAGCGGTGGCGCGCGCTGCGGGACGAGATCCGCGCGGACATCCTCACCCACGGGTACGACGAGAAGCGGCAGACGTTCACCCAGTCGTACGGCTCGACCGAGCTCGACGCGGCGCTGCTGATGGTGCCGCTCGTCGGTTTCCTGCCCGCCGACGACCCGCGGGTGCGCGGTACCGTCGCCGCGATCGAGCAGGAGCTGCTCGTCGACGGCTTCGTCCAGCGTTACACCCAGCCTCCGGAGCCCGGCGTCGACGGTCTGCCCGGCGGCGAAGGGGCCTTCCTGGCCTGCTCGTTCTGGCTCGCCGACAACTACGCGTTCGCCGGGCGCCACGACGAGGCGCGCGAACTGTTCGAGCGCCTGCTGGCGCTGCGCAACGACGTCGGCCTGCTGTCGGAGGAGTACGACCCGAAGGCTGGGCGGCTGGTCGGCAACTTCCCGCAGGCGTTCAGCCACGTGCCGCTGATCGACACCGCCCGCAACCTGACGTCGGCCCGCGGTCCCTCCGAGGCACGGCACGAAGAGCACAACCGACGGACGTAG